atgaattattatagTATTGAATTATCTAAAAAATACCGTAAAGAAATGTCACTAtgaataattttcaatttcggGCTGCACAACAACATTCCTCGGTCTTTATATAAATGGGTGCTAAGGCTTGTATTTCTCGgagaatttttataaattaacgCGACACCGTCTACTTGGAATGTCGGTACCTTTCCGCCACTACTACAGATCGCGTATTATGTGAAATAACCAATGAGAATATTCTGAGCATCTTTTCGACGGTGATACCATTCCTAGTATCATTGATGCCACATTGTGTCGAAATGTGTCACAGAGGTTTCTAAATACATACGGTTCCACTTTGAAATTCTCGTTACATCTAACATTATTCTCCAAAACTTCAAGCGGGTACTCTTTTTCTTAGAATTGAGAAATTCTACATGGGATGCTTCGCCTAACTTGTTCTTCAGCAGCCGTAACTTGCATTATCAAAAAGAGGAACCATCGTTGCCTAATTTCCATCTCTTCGTCACTAGAGCTATCGTCATATCGCGAAGAAGTGTTATTCCTTGGTAGATTGTCTTTCAACTGTGCGCCTATAACATTGAAAGAAAGTTCATGAACATGtcattaataataaaacaCAATAATTCATAACCGTACAAAATAAACATTCCAAGCAcacataaaatataatcaaGTCAACATATCCAAACACACATAACAAACATAGTAGTACGAGTAATTTCatgacaaagaaaaagaaacgaGATTATCGAAAAAGTTCAACTAAAAATAAAGCCGGATCCCAAGCTGATTTAAGAGTCTGCAACATGCGGCAGTCATTTTCTTTGGCCGTCTTCCGTGTAGTACATGAAAAGCCTCATCATTTTGTCATCAAGGAGAGTTAAGCTGCCAGCTATATACAGGCGATGAGGAATTGTCGGTTTCAATTTATCCAACTCCACCATGGCTTCCCATATGCTATTCTTCTCAGGGCTTGAAACAGACTTGTTTCTCTTTGACGATGGTGGGGTGCTATGTGGCTTCTGTTTGAAACTAGCCTTGAACAAGTCCATACATTCCTGCAGTTTTGAGCTTTTCGATGAAGGTCTTTTGCGCACTCGATGTCGGGACTCAAATATAATAGGCTCTTGAATCTGGACAGGGTCGtcactctcgtcggggccttCTTGGAGGTTGACGGGCTGTTTCTGCTTTTTCTTGGATGTTGATATGAATTCCTCATGCAGCTGTTGTTCCTCATCTGAAGTCCTCGGTAGATCGATTGAGGAGATACGGAGAGCACCAGTAGCACTTGAAGAATTGAAAAGCTCATTCAGCAGGCGGTAGTGCTTGCAATCTTTGTTTCGGAATGTCTTGAACACCCTGTTCTTCTGCATATTAAAATAATGATCATTCAACGGGACACTTCATTACATTCGAAGCAACCATAAAAAACGAACATATATACAAAGGACATGCATGCATTTTACCTCGAAAGACTTGTCGTATTTCTCAACTAATATTATTAGGAATTCAAGTTCACGCATAAAAGACAAGAAAAAGATTGATCTGATGTTATGCGAAGTTGGCAAACGAAGATTGTACATTGATAAACATATCCCGTACATCAGGACTCTCATTGATAGTGTTGGTGTCTACATCCCATCCGATGCCAGTGTGGTTAACCATTTCAGTGAATTGCTTGTACATTCTCTTCAGTCTCGTATTTTTGTCCTTTATCTTCTGGGAGCACAATTGCTCATTGGGAAATTGCTTTCCCATCTCCACCGTCATCTAATCCCAATTCCTTTGCTTCCAAGATGTGGCGTTGCTTCCTTTTAACTTCTCAAGCATAATATTAATGAAAGCCAACTCTATCTGATCAGTCTATTCGAGGATATTCTTACCCTTAGGAGCCATGGTGGATGCACTTGTCGGATCAAACTTCCACACGTAACAGGCAAACGAAATGAATAACATAATAAAAACAAGTTGCAGTAGAACGGATTTCAATTATTCAACAATACAACATAAACTAGTGTACTGTCATGAGAGTTTATTTTTTGGGATGAACTCAATCGTCCACTATTCATTCATACCATAAAACGATTGCAAGAATGGAAAAACCGAAACCAACAAGGATGAGCACCTCAGATTAACCCAAAGAATGGAAAAaccaaataatgaaaaaagtgAAATAAGAAAACAAGCTCATGCCTACATCAGTTTAACCCATGCCTACTCAAATTAGCCCAAATAGCAACAAAACCGAAACCAACTAGGATGAACACCTCACATTAACccacaaaatgaaaaaaaatcacagaATCGAAAAGGCAAAACCAGAAAATAAGCCCTTAGAATTTATCCAATTTTCATCTTTCTTTCTCAGAACAGCGAGACGATGCCGAGGTGTGCAAATATAAAGGCATTTTGAAGTGTTATCTAAGACCTTTTTCTGTGTTGTCTACTATTAGAAAATCGTCCAACTAGAAATTCATATGAATTATAACCAAACTAAAAAAAACCGATCTTGCAAAAACCCTCTTGAAGAACAGTTTTGgacctttcaatttttttttcaaactcTGGAGAATTCCAGGAAACAGTaaagaagaaaagtgcaaGGACTAATGGCTACTCAGAAGAACCCATGCCTACTTAGATGAACCCAAAGAATGCAATGAAACCGAAACCAACAAGGATGAGCAGCTCAAATTAATCCActagatgaaaaaaaaaaacccataaTGGAAAAAGCTTAACTAGAAAACAAGCCCATGCCTCCTACTCAGATTAATCGAAACCAAAAAACAGCTTCCTACTCAATGACCAGAGAAGCAAAAAAATCAACATTGTTATGCAACCGACAAGGAATAGTGTAGAAAGAGGGTAGAGGAAGCTACCTCGACTGTAGATGGCTCTCCCAAGTAGAGGTGGACCGGTTCTTAAAGACCATCGTGCAAGTGAACAAAGCAATGGAAGGGGCCCTAGATAAAGACCTAAGTCGGGAATCTCTATCCTTTGGTGACAGACCTCACTAACTCCGGGAATCTCTCTTGACAAAGTCGAGCTTTCACTGTTTTTCGGACAGCGTCTTTCCCTGTCTTCTGCACGCCCATACACTCTGCAAATCACCGTAGGGCCTCTACTAATCTGTGAAATGGCTTCTTCCTTGTCACTAATTGACAGTTTTCGAGCTGATTAGCTGGTTCTTGTGCCCGACTTCGATCGAAAATGAGAGTGATTGTATGGAACCCTAAAACAGAGGCAAAGATGGAACTCTAGAGAAGGGAACGATGGTTTCTGTTGGGTAGGAAGATGGCCCCTACCGAACGGTCATAATTGGCCACCGATAgggcaaaaaaagaagaagaaaaagagcacCCTGTGACATTGTCGTCGGTACAAGTCTAATACGTCAACTGGTTGGGCCCTTAATTTTCAAAGCTACGGCTTTCTTTGTCCTCATGCAAGTAAAAATAAGCAAAGTTGAACATGTTTACTTCCCAAACACGCCCTTAGAATGAATCTAATCCTTCTTGAATCTACCATTAACAATCGCAATTAAGCTTTCTCTCTTTAGAGGTTGGAAAATGATCTGTGCTTTATTGGGGTAGTTTGGAAGAGAAATCAATGAgcaaagagaaaaagataaagcAAGAACAAATTTCATCTGAATAACTAATTTTTCTATAGAAATTGCGAAAATACATATGATTACCGAAAATAGGGTCAAAAACAATTTACTtaaaaatccataaaaattctagaaaataggaaattgaATTGCAGATTCAGAGGTGCAAAATCTTTCGAAAACTGACATCGGAGCGCGAAGAACGAGCCTCTCGAAGTGGCAGAGCACTCAAACGAACCTAGTAGTTTAAACCCCACGAACCTCACGATGGAATGGTAGTAGAGAATCAGCGAGCATATCAGAGGTCACGTACTTACCATCACCTAGAAGTCCTAGACCAGTGAACACATTTCCATCTGCGAAAGATCAATGATGAACACAAATTAGACAATCGATCAGCAATCAAAGCGAAGCTGAATCGAAGATCAGTGATCATAGCAAAGCTCATAAATGCACCAATCGAACGAACATCATGTAAAAGTAGTATCCGTAATAAGTACAAATTGAACGACAATTCGAATAACAAGTTGGATAAATAGAatgctataaaattaaatgaatttcactaGTATAAGAACTTAGAAATTCAAACCGTTACAAAGACGAAACCGAAAGATTGGAAGACATGAGAAAGCCGAGTCCTGTGTTTCACACAATCCCCTTGAAACAGATTCATCCCTTTAGGACGTGCTCGAGGTCACGTGAGCGTCTATTTCCTAGGATAAAACGATATTGAGTGCAGCTAGCAGCACGAGTTATCTGCACCCCAACAAACCACAAAACGAAGTTGAACACTCTCACTTAACTATGCAATTATCTTCTCTTCAAAAACGAGGGgaatttacaatttatagACAATCGATCAATGAATACATGCTATTGATGATGGTTATAGAATTGATAGTGTCCTTTCAATTCCTTACAATTGATGGTGCCGTTCAATTCATAACAATTGATGGTGTCCTTTCATTTCAAGGATTGATGGTGTCCAATACAAATTTTACAAACCACCATTCAATACATTCATTTCATTAATGAGAAACAATTTCTCATTCACCAATGTCATAATTTTCCAACACATCAATTCAGAGTaaagtaaatataaaaaaaatgaagaaaaattagATTAACTGAAGatcacacaaaaaaaatgaatctcAGTCGGAGCTCAGTCGAAGATCACACGATCTACAGAAACTAAAGATCAATTGATGATGATAAcacaaaatttatgataagAAAACCAACAAAGCTCAAAGTACACGACTAAAGAAATGAGAGCTCAACTCGCTGATCACGCAAAATCAAAGCAATCAAAGCTTAGTAGCTCGGATTAAGTGGACCAACATTAATTCAGAGTAAACTAACTATAAAAATCGAAGCTCATAAATGCACCAATCGAAGGGACATCAATTCAGAGTAAACTAACTATAAAAATCGAAGAAAAATTAGATTAAGCGAAGATCACACAAAATTGATGGAGCTCAGCGGGAGCTCAGTCGAAGAAAACACAATCTATAGAAATGGAAGATCAATCGATGATGATAACACAAAATCTATGATCACAAAACCTACAAAACTCAAAGCACACGACCAAAGAAATGGGAGCTCAGCTCAATGATCACGCAAAATCAAAGCAATCGAAGGTCAATCTACAGAAATCGGTGATCCATCGAAGCATGAAGAAATAACTAACCATCAACCATTGTTGGAAGTACGTTGTTCTTCGTCCGAAGAGAAGATGATACAGGTGAAAGGGGAGTGAAATCGAACAGGGAAAATGAGCGGTAAATTTGCAGCTACACATATGTACATGAAcgattcaaaaaaaaaaatgggccTAGATTTGGGCTGAGCCCGCTTCCTTGAAAATTTCCAGGGAAAgaatacaaaattttcatagAATTCTTCAGGTTCCAATTGAGGGTTAAAAACATTAAAGAGAACtggaaaaatgatgaaaaaaaaaagttaaattaaaaaaaagatgattaCTAGTCGAAAAGAAAATCAGGAACACTATTGTCGGACTTCACCCATGAGACGTCGTCGGTGCTAAACTCCTCTCGTCCTTGCTGTGCTCTCTCGTGGCAACCTCTCGACCCTGTTCTTGTACTCCCATGGCGGCCTCTCGACCTTCTTGTTTGTGCTCCCATGTGGGAAAGAAGCAGTGGAGAGAGGGGTTGAGGAATGGAAGAGGTTATCAGAAAAATGCGATTGcgtttagttttagagttaagtcttggttttaattgatttgtaataattgtattgttaaattatgataaaaaaatatgaaaaaataataaatagttgagagaaagtaatgaatgtattgttgaattgtgaaaaaagtaaaaatagttaagagaaagtaacaattgtgttgttgaattgtaaaaaaatgtaacgaataattgagagaatttagtattaaaaattgaattgaatagttaaaaaaattgaaaaaaaataaaataataataattatattattgaattaaaaaaaaagaattaaaaacaaattttgtAATCAAACGGGCAGACCATAGCAGGGCAAGGCAAACGGCTATAAAGTCGGTCATGAAAAGACTAGATTATATTCAGAACCCAGGTAGGGAGTGGGCGGGTGGGTGAGGAGAGGAAGAGGTTAAGGTTTTATGGGAAATGAAAGGATCATTAAATGCGTGAGGGGATGAGAGCAAAGCAGACAGCTGAGTCATGAAAAGGCTTAAAATATCAAAGGGCAATAATATATCTGACTGGAGGATTCGATTGGGATTTCCTTTATTGCTGGAAAGTTGGAGAATATTATAGATAATGGTTGAGGACTTTAGAGCAGAAAGTGTCAGACAAGGTTTCTAAGACAAGTGTAGATCTTTTCAGACTGGTTAAGAAAGTAATTCACCCCAAGGATCTCGCATCAGTAGCTTCTGGGGGGATCAGATGTCCTTTAGAGGAAGGCTCTAATACTGAACAGGTGGGCTTTGTGGCTCTGTGTTATGGTTAGGGAATTgctcttattattttttgacatttttaCATTCTATAAACTCCaattgacatttttttttcagctcttatGATTTCAAAGGGGCAGTCCACGATGGAAGTCCTTCTGATACTGGTCATCCTCTGACTGATGTTGTTCCAACTGTGAGATGTTTTGCACTTGTTTTTATTCGCACTTTTGTGTGTTTTTGCTTGAGATTAACGTTTTGGTTTTCGCACGTGTAGTTTTGTAGGGTGAGATTTCTCTAAATGTTCCATCTGCAGGTGCCTCATCAAATGTTGTCTTTACCATCTCTCCCTACCACTGAGCAGAATGCAGTTCAGGGTGGAGGTGCTCAGCAGGTTGGTGTTCCTGCTGTAAGGTGTTCTGCACTTGTTTTTATTTACGTTTTTGTATGTTCTGCTTGAGATTAACGTTTTGGCTTTTGCACACGTAATTTTGTAGGGTGAGATTTCTCCAGATGTTCCTGCTGCTGGTGTTGCATCAAACATTGTCTTACCATCTCTCCCTACCACTGAGCAGAATGCAGTCCAGAGTGGAGGTGCTCAGCAAGTTGATGTTCCTGCTATAAGATGTTCTGCACTTGTTTTTATTTGCATCTTTGTGTGTTTTTGCTTGAGATTAACGTTTTGGTTGTTGCATGTGTAAGATTTCTCCAAATGTTCCTGCTGCTAGTGCCACATCAAATGCCGTCTTACTATCTCTCCCTACCACTGAGCTGAATGCAGTCCAAGGTGGAGGTGCTCAGCAAGTTGGTGTTCCTGTTGTAAGATATTTTGCACGTGTTTTTATTTGCGTTTTTGTGTGTTTTTGCTTGAGATGTACGTTTTGGTTTTTGCACGTGTAATTTTGTAGTATATGATCTAATTACAATCTCTGATTGCAACAATTTAGTACTAATGCACATTATTTCGGATTGCAGAGTCTCATTCGTCACTTTGTCGCTTTTAGGATGAAGCACAACTACACGGAAGCTAACGCGGTGGCCGATAGTTTAGCTAAGCTCGCTAGGGTGACCCTTTTTATATTGATGACTCTATGACTATTGATAACACTGTGTAGTTTGATTCACCTCCCGCTGAGGCGTCTAGCTTTCTGTTGGCTGATTTGGCGGGTGTTCCACGTACCCGTAACGTCTATATGGTACCTAACTCAAATGGCGGGTAGAACTCTTGCTtagttattaatatatatttccctttctcccaaaaaaaaaaaacaaattcatGGGGACTGCGTTAACTAAGATCTATTATAAGGATAATGTGGAAACCGTGCGATTTTTATGAGATTGGCCAATGAATCCCATAGACATGGTTTTTGGCTTTGAGGCTTTACTTATGACTATGGGCGGCATATTTGCACCTCCACAATTTAAGCTTATATAAAATTGCGATTTGTGAGTCGGTTGATATGACTGGTCATCGAGCCGCTAACGAGCAGGTCGGGGCAGCTCGCACCCTCTGCATGCAATGTCTTGCCAGCATGAAACTTTATTTCCATTAAAGTTCATCTGATGGAGGTTGGGGTGGGACTGTTTATGGTTCATAGAAGCACTCTCACTCAGTAGGAGCAAGCAACCTGATTTCAGCAAGTGATGCGGGAAGGACTATCCTTTCGGTTATCTTACTTCACGTACGCGGGCAAGGAACAACGATTAGATTATAGCAAACCGGTAAACAAGTGATACTCACGCCACGCATAGTAACGTGTCGTGGTTGGTACTAAATCTTACGAGCTATTTTCACAACTTCAGTGCGAGATAGGTAACGCCAGGGGACAGCCCCGGCGTGAATCGTTCGAGATGGGCTCCTTGTCCGGGTTCAGGCAATAGTGAGGTGGGCCATGAATTAGGGCCAGAATTCTGGGCCGGTCAGGCCCATTTGAATTTAGTGAGGCTGTTTCTTTTATTAGCCATGACGCCCCTCTTGTTTTATCAAATTACAATCTAGTCCACATTCTCTTACCTCAGTACCTTTATTGGGAGACAAACGATGAGCCAATGAAAGAAGGCCGAGGTCCGGCAATGGCGACAGTGAAGGTAAGGGgtgctcctcctcctcctcctcctccttcatcttcctcttcctcttccttcccCTCCTCCTCCGTCTGTTGAAGCAAACCCTAACTATCGATTTGCATTTCCTGTTGCAAACTCTTGACAGTTCTGAAAGATTAGGGTTCACGAACATCTGAGACTCCTCGTAAAGGTACAACAATCAGTTCTTTTGGGACCTTTGCCAAAGAGAGAGTAGGCGAGAGATCGACTAGCCTCAGTTCTTGAAATCCGGTAACTCGACGTCTTAACTCACTCATCAGTTACGGATTGGTTAATCGTAGCTGATTCACGAGCCTTTAAGCTTCTGTAATATGGGATCTTGTGGCGATGGCTTTGCAAACTCAGAATCGTATGTTTTCAGTGATGGGGTGCTTTGTTGGTGATTTCAAAGTTTTCGCAGCCATCAGGAGATGGGAAGCTTTTTCAGTATGTGGATTCGGAGAAAGAACCAATTACTTCTGACCATGGCTTCTGGAAATTTTTGGAGTTAGTGCATTACGGGCGAGTTCATTTGCTCGATACCCGACCTGACCCGTCTGGTAGCCATCCCTAGGGCGCCATCCCTTAGAAGGACCAGGATTTTCCTGTAGGAAGGAAGATGATTAAGAGTTTAAAATGATGAGAAATTTgaagaaattgaaaagttcgagTTCAGTTTATTTGTTATTTGGAACTACCAATCATTGAAATTGTATTTGTACGGGATTTCTACTAGTTTCACAATTAGTGATAGttgatctttcttttctcCGTTCTTCTCAGGTTGTTATTGCTAATTATTAAGAATCCTTTGTTCAGAGTTGAATTCTTGGGATTCTGAGTTCATCGGCAGCGAGCTGTCATGGCGTCACTGAATGAGCTCTTACCTCCAGCAAAGTCTACAGCTGCGACATTTTTGACCACACCAATGATCCTTGGTTCAAGCAGCGGTTCAGCTCCTCCTCTGAGATGGAGCAAACCGCCGTGGTTAAACACAACCATGTTCCTCCATACTTGAAACGACAGGGTTTTGTTCCTAGAAAGATTGAGGATTTCGGGGATGGGGGTGCCTTCCCTGAAATTCATATTGCCCAGTACCCGCTTGATTTGGGTAGGGACAAATCGGGGAAACCGGGACCAAAAATCCTCCCTGTTACAGTTGATGCCCATGGTAATGTGGCCTATGATGCCATTGTCAAGCAGAACGAGAATGCAAAGAAGATTGTTTACAGTCAGCACAAGGATTTAATTCCCAAGATACTCAGAAACGAGGAAGACCAAGACGAAGAAAAGGAGATTGAGAAGGAGATTGAGGAAACAACCCAGGAGACAAAGGCCGCCCTAGAGAAGATTGTTAATGTGAGGTTGAGTGCAGCTCAGCCCAAGAATGTCCCTAAGCAATCGACGGACTCGAAGTTCATCAAGTATAAGCCTTCACAGCAATCGGCAGCATTTAATTCCGGAGCCAAAGAGAGGATTATCAGAATGGTGGAAATGCCCACAGACCCACTTGAACCACCAAAGTTCAAGCACAAGAGGGTCCCAAAGGCTTCAGGTTCCCCACCCGTGCCAGTCATGCACTCTCCCCCTAGGCCAGTCACTGTGAAGGACCAACAAGACTGGAAAATCCCGCCTTGTATTTCCAACTGGAAGAACCCGAAGGGTTACACGATCCCACTCGACAAGCGTCTTGCTGCAGATGGGAGAGGCCTCCAGGAGGTACAGATTAATGACAACT
Above is a window of Punica granatum isolate Tunisia-2019 chromosome 7, ASM765513v2, whole genome shotgun sequence DNA encoding:
- the LOC116214792 gene encoding uncharacterized protein LOC116214792 isoform X1; the protein is MLFQLCLIKCCLYHLSLPLSRMQFRVEVLSRVRFLQMFLLLVLHQTLSYHLSLPLSRMQSRVEISPNVPAASATSNAVLLSLPTTELNAVQGGGAQQVGVPVSLIRHFVAFRMKHNYTEANAVADSLAKLARVTLFILMTL
- the LOC116214792 gene encoding uncharacterized protein LOC116214792 isoform X2 encodes the protein MQFRVEVLSRVRFLQMFLLLVLHQTLSYHLSLPLSRMQSRVEISPNVPAASATSNAVLLSLPTTELNAVQGGGAQQVGVPVSLIRHFVAFRMKHNYTEANAVADSLAKLARVTLFILMTL